The following are from one region of the Gloeomargarita lithophora Alchichica-D10 genome:
- a CDS encoding type II toxin-antitoxin system VapC family toxin: MSGRFLLDTNIVIALFAGEAIVKDHLAQANEVFIPSIVIGELCYGAKKSGRISANLAKVDELVANSTILVCDAETARQYGEVKNKLRLKGRPLPENDVWIAALALQHALILVTRDAHFQEV, translated from the coding sequence ATGAGTGGTAGATTCTTGCTCGATACCAATATCGTTATTGCGCTGTTTGCAGGTGAGGCGATCGTCAAAGACCATCTCGCTCAAGCCAACGAAGTTTTCATTCCAAGTATTGTCATTGGTGAGTTGTGTTATGGAGCCAAGAAATCAGGGCGAATTAGCGCAAATTTAGCAAAAGTTGATGAGTTGGTTGCCAATAGCACAATATTAGTTTGTGACGCTGAAACGGCTAGGCAGTATGGCGAAGTCAAGAACAAATTGAGGCTCAAAGGTCGTCCATTGCCTGAGAATGATGTCTGGATCGCAGCCCTTGCACTACAACACGCTTTGATTTTGGTCACACGCGATGCTCACTTTCAAGAGGTATAG